From Geotalea uraniireducens Rf4:
TTTTCTGGCGCAGGGTTCTTCGGCAAATGAGATCGATCTGGCTTCGGCCGGGCAGATGGATGCATTAAACGAGTCCGGATTGGGGCAAGCGGTATCTAACGAGAACCTGGGAACGCTAACCGGTCGCGAGGATGTGAATATCAACCAATTGGACATGCAGATAAGCACCTCGGACCAGAAAGCCCAAGCGAACGGTAACAGCCTTAGTAACTATGGCACAATCGCCAACGGCGCCAACACCCTCGGCGGGAATGCCTTTTCTCAATCCACCGGGATAGTTACCGTGATTCAGAACTCGGGCAATCAGGTCCTCATTCAGAACGATATGATCCTGAATTTAACGGTAAAATAAGATGGATGCCATGAAATGGTTTCTGATAAAACTTAGTAAACTTCTTGTTTTTTCAGCTTTTCTGTCAGCGACGTCGCCGGCTCAGGCGGGTACCGTAATTGTGCCCGGTGTGTCCGGCGGCGGTTTTATGGTTAAGGTGACGAGCTTGAAGGAAGCGCGCTTCCGTTCCACGATTCTCCAGCAATACGATTTCAGTTGCGGCTCCGCGGCGCTGGCCACCCTGTTGACCTACCACTATGAGGACAAAGTCAGTGAACAGGATGTATTCAAGTTCATGTTCGACACGGGAGACCAGGAGAAGATTCGCAAAAACGGCTTTTCGCTGCTTGATATGAAGAATTACCTTGAGGCCAACGGCTACAGGGCTGCCGGCTACCAAATTACCCTTGACAAGCTGGCGGAGATTGGCGTGCCTGCCATTGTTCTGATCAACATCAAGGGCTATAAGCATTTTGTGGTGGTCAAGGGGATTTCGGCGAAAATGGTGTTGTTGTCAGACCCGGCTGCGGGTGCCAGAACCATTCCGCGTGCCGAGTTCGAGTCTATGTGGAATGGGCTCATATTTATAATATTAAACAAAAAGAACGTAGCAAAAAACCACTTCAACCGCGACCAGGAATGGCACGTCAAAGAAAAGGCTCCTTTGGGATTGGCTTTAAATGCCAGAGAGCTGGCCAATGTGACCTTGATGCTGCCGGGGGTATTACGATGAAAACAGCAATGAATAAACATGTGTTGAGAGCCGTCCTGTTAATGGCAACAGTTATGGCGGCAAGTCATTCGGCTTATGCGGATTCAGTTGCATGCGGCGATTGCAGTTTCGTCACGGACCTGGAGCTGGAAAATATTCGCGGGGGATTTGTTTCCGGCGACGGGCTGGAGATTACCTTCGGCATCGAAAAGACAGTTTTTGTCAACGGCGTGCTGCAGGCAATCAACACCTTGAATATGCAGAAGTGGGGCTCAGAGCAGAGTCAGACTTTGTCTGACCAGGTTCTTTCCAATATGGCGATCTTGCGTCAGAACGGCGACAACAACAGTATTGTGCCGAATTTAGTCGCCAACTCGCAAGGAGGGTTTTTTACGTATATCCAGAACAGCGTGGATAACACGGTCATTAAAAACGTAACCCAGATCAATGCCACCGTAAATGCCCTCAATATGTTCCGCGATATGAACCTGAAGTCAATGATGAATCAACAGTTGCTCAATGCGATGAAGTAATCGTAACGACAGTAGGCGGGTAAAAAAATCCGTCAGTTCCCAAAACAGGGATCTGACGGATTTTTTTGTGAAGTTCGACAGGCTCATGATCTATTTGCCGCCCAGCAGGAAACTGGTCGGTATCCGCACCGTCAATTGCACATTGGGGGAGGTTGGCGTAAGCCCCGCCCCGAGAGAAAAGTTGATGGCTGTTTTGTCGGTCAGCTTGTAAGAACAGCCAAGCAGGAGGCTACCTACCTGGGTGATGGTCGAACCGGCTATTTCATGTCCGTTCTGTTTCGCTTTGCCGAGGATGATATGGTCGTAGCCGATGCTGAAAGAGGCTTTTTCGTTGAGCGCTACGCCGATACCGAAGTTGAAGCCGATGGTGTCGCCCGGGTCCAGTTTACCCTGACCGGAGATTTCGCGATCCATATTCCACATATAGCTAAGCGTGCCGAAAAAGACTGCCGGATCTGAGGCCCAAATTGCGGTTATGCCGGGCTGGATGGCCCAGAAGCCCGATCCGGTGGGGAGTTCGGTCTGCAACGGCACCCCTGACGGACTTGTGACAGTAGAGTCGGTAGAGACTTCAAACGGGTTTTTGCCGGTAATGGACTTGGCGCGCAGGCTGGCAATGAAAAAAGGCCCATTGCCGCCTGGTTGATTAAGCTGGAATCGAGGGCCGAATTCCACATCGCCGATGTTGTTCCCCTCGGCGTTGAAAACGGTTGGTGGGATCGTTTTGCCACTCGGATCTTTTGTCGGTTCAAACGATGTGGAATCTGCACGGTATACGTACGGGACCCTGACCTCGAATTCCAGACGGTTGGTGATGCCGTAGCGTGCTGCGAGAGAGGCTACATAGGTGTTGCTGTTGACATTCCTGACATCGATGAGTCCGATGGTAAACGAAGGAATGATGGTGTAGCCGCTCAAGGCCACCCGGTTGGATGACGAGTTCACAAACTGGAAAGACGGTTCCAGTACAAGCGTTCCCTTTGGCGTCAATACTCCCGGCTGTTCGAAGATCGTGGCGATGTCAGGTGGCTTGCCTTCCTTGGGTTTCTCCGGCGGCTGGCCGACCGATTGGGGAGGGGGCGGTTCTTTCTTTGGATCGGATTTCTGTTGTGTCGGCGAGCTTTCATTCGGATCGGTCTTGTTCTGGTCAGACTTGTTCTGGCTCAGAGTATGAGTTTCTTCGGCACTGTGAGTTTTGTTCGTGCCGGGAGCAGAAGTTTCTTCACCGAAGGCCGGCGCGCTTGCCAACAACGCACATGCCAGGCAGACGCAGGCGACAATCTTCGATCGATGTGAAGTCATGTTCCCCCCTTGACGGCATAACACATTAGCTGCATTCAATGACTGTAACAAATTTATCCAATTGCATCCCATTGTCAATGGATACCGGCGCTTGACATGAATAAATATGTATTTATTATATACGTCTAATAAGTGGTAGCCCAATAGTTATTCTTTGATCCGGTTTTGTCTCTCAAATTTGTTATTCGATGGGGGGAATGAAATGGATATGAATCGATTCCGTGAAAAAAAGCTGTTTTGGTTAATCGTATGCTATGGGCTAATTTCCCTGATTTTTAGCGTCAATTGCTTCGCCGACGAGGCTGACGTCGGCTTTAACAGTTACCCCGAGCTCCCGGATTTGTCCTCTGACAGAGCAGTGCCGGACCTTTTCACCGGTACGATGAACTATGCGATCCCGATTAAGGCGCCGCCGGGCCGTAATGGGATGAGCCCTAACATAGCTCTAACCTACCGGAGCAGTAACGGCAACGGCCCGATCGGCATGGGGTGGGAAATTGAGATGGGTGCAATTCAGCGCTCCACGCGCGGCGGTGTCGACTAAACAGTCGTCTATTTCAAGCGGATGGCCGGATCAGACTTGGACCGGTCCGACCATATCTTCCACAGTATATGGTAACCCTGTAGCCAATCAATGTTTAGCCGGCGATTTCGAGGGTGACGGAAGGACCGACATAGTCTGCTATCCCGGCAACGGTGGGACTTGGAATATGGCTCTATCCGGATTAGCAACAGAAACTGGGTGGTCTTCCATTATGTCCTGGTCCGGACCGACGCTTAATACAGGCTCTCCTACTGTCAGTGCCGGCTATGACTGTCTGACCGGCGATTTCGATGGTGACGGAAAAACCGATCTGACCTGCTGGGGCGGAAGCAGTACTTGGTATATGGCGTTATCTTCAACAAGAACCGGCGCCGGATGGCAGACCCAGAACTGGGCTGGCCCAACGTTAACATTTTCGAACGTAGCTATTCTTGTGCCCGACAAATGTATAACCGGCGATTTCAATGGCGACGGAAAGACAGCCCTGGCCTGCTTCGACAGCGGTGCATGGACATTGGCCTTATCCACTGGAAGAAGCTGGGAAGTTCCGAGCTGGAATGGGGGCCCGGCAATTAGTCCAAATCTATCCATCAGAGATCAATGTATTTGGGGCGATTTCAACGGTGATGGGGTAACCGACGCGGCCTGCTATACCGGGGCATCGCCTTATAACTGGAATATGACACTGTCAATCTCAAACGCATGGATGCATCAGGATTTGGAAGGTCCAATACTGCAGAACTCCCATGTCGGCTATCAGTGTCTGACCGGCGACTTCAACGGCGACGGGAAAACCGACTTTGCCTGCCTCGATAACTATGGTTCCGGCAGCGGTGGAACCTGGAATGTGGCATTATCATATGGAACCGGCTGGTATCAAAAGTATTTGCAGTGGGAGGGTCCGGCACCAAAACCAGATGTCCCCGTCGGCAGGCAGTGCACGGTCGGCGATTTCGACGGTAACGGGAAAACAGACGTGGCGTGCTATTCAGGCATCGGCGGAGCTTGGAATGTGGCTCTGTCATACGACGATCATTACTGGACAACCGACTTACTCACCTCGATTTACAACGGTCTCGGCTCAAAAACCGACATCGAATACTGGCCTTCAACAGCTAGTGATCCGAATATTCAGCTTCCATGGCTGGACCATCATAATCCCCGCCTTCCCTTTCCTGTCCATACAGTCCACTCCGTAACGACGTGCGACAACTACACAAGTTCAAGCTGTGTCGGCAATTCATCCGTGACAAACTACAGTTTTGCCGGCGGGTTCTATCAAATCTACGAACACGACTTTCGAGGGTTCAATTATGCGAAGGTCACCGGCCCTGCGGGGCCGGACGGTGAACAGAAAATAGTCGAGACATGGTTCCACCAGGGAGACGACTTGGCTGTTGATGCGAATGATCCTGGCGCGCTATATGATGACACGAAGGGGAAACCGTACCGTACCCGCGTCTCAGGAATTGCGAATGGACAGGCGCTCGCAACGTACTCTGAGGTGGAGACAACCTATACTACCGTGGCTGATGCCTATCATGTAGCCCCAGGCCAGATAGACATATACTGCTGCGCAGATGGCGTCTCAGGTGCATGTAAGGGCAGCACCAATGCCCGACATACGCAGACTTCTTACACCTATGATCAATACGGCAACGTGAAGCGTGAAAACCAATACGGCGACGTAAGCGACCCAACCGATGACCGCACTGTTCTCAGAGGTTACGTCCAAAATCAAGACGCCTGGATCGTGGGCCTTCTCTCCAGTGAAACCGTTTATCAAGGCATTGGTCTGCAAACTCCGGTTTCCTCCACAAATTATGACTATGACGGGGCTACCGATTGCTCGACTTATTCGCCGACCACGTCACCGGTGAAGGGCAACCTCACCCGTGCCGTCCGTTGGTATAATGGGGGGACGAACACGGAGACCTGGACAAGATATGACGGTTACGGCAACCCAGTTTGCAGCAAGGATGCAAATGACAATATCACCAGAGTAAGCTACGACAACACTTTTACTTTCCCCAAAATAAGCACCAATCCCTTGGAACAGCCGACAACCACCCAGTATTACGGCGTGGATGGTGTACCTGCGGATTATGGACTCTATGGCCAGATAAAGAGCATCACTGACCCTAACAACGCTGTGACTTCTTATGAATATGATCGTTTCGGCAGAAGAACCAAAGCAAACAGGCCGAACTTCGAATGGACGGAGTGGAGGTATAATAGTTTCGGTACGGTCGGCTATCAGCATGTGCGGGTCAATACCTCCGCCGGCTTCTGGTCTGAGGATTATTTTGACGGTCTGGGGCGGACGTTCAAGGAAAGGAAGAGTGGGCCGGATGCGAAGACCATTGTTGCCGACACCCGGTATGACAGACGCGGAGCCGTAGCGCAGGCGTCGCTCCCCTATTTCGAAGGAACTGAGACACCCAGGTACAAGTTGTTCACCTACGATCCGATGGGCCGCGTAACACAGGCGACCAGCCCTGACCCGAACATTCGGATATTGTCCTGCTTTGATGAAGGGGTTATGGTGACCATCGACCCCAACAACCACCGCAAGCGGGAGAGCAGGGACGTTTACGGCCGCCTCGTGAAGGTGGAGGAATACACCGGGACCTATGCCGCCTGTTCGACGGAGGCAGGGACCCCGTATGCAACTACCAGCTACAGTTACGACGTGCTGGGGAACCTCCGTTTCGTGACCGACACCAAGGGGAACCAGACCGAGATGCGCTACGACACCCTCGGTCGTAAATACTACATGAAAGACCCTGACATGGGTGCGTGGAGCTATGGCTACGCCGCAAACGGCAACCTGACTGCCCAAACAGATGCCGATAGCCAGACCATCCGGTTCACCTACGACCCGTTGAACAGGATCACCCTTAAGGACTACCCCAGCGGCACAGACGTCGTCTATACCTATGACGAATCATTTTCCTCAAACCCCCTGGGTCGCCTCACCACCATGACCGACGAGTCGGGAAACACTAAATATTTCTACGACTCGTTAGGGAGGATTACAAAAACAGTTAAGACAGTGGATGGGAAAAGCTATACGATCGAAGTTGGGTACACAAAGTTCGACAGGATCTGGTACATTAATTACCCGGACACTGAGCAAGTCCTCTACGAATATGACACGGGCGGAAACATCTACAAGGTGGGTAACTACGCCACTTTTACCAATTACAACGCCCTCGGTCAGCCGGGCTCCCTCAACTTCGGCAACGGCGTGAGCACCATTTATCAGTACTATCCCCTCAACAACCGCCTTTACTCAATCACCACCAACAGCCCGACCCAGGGCCTCATCAACCTTTCCTATGGCTACGACAATCAGGGAAACATCACCAGCATCACCGATCACCTCAACGCGTCCATCCCGCACAACTTCACTGGCAGAAGCTTCACCCTCTATCCAGGCAAGGCTCACGCCTACGGCATCACCGGCACAGGTTTCCAGTACGGCCCCAGCGGGAACATGACCAACAACGGTCAGTACAGCATCCTCTACACCTACGACAACATGCCCCGTTCCATAGGGGGGGCGGTAAGCTACGTCTACGACGGCAACGGAAGCAGGGTGAAGAAGATCACCCCTGCAACCACAAGGACTTACTTGGATAAGTTCTATGAGTGCGTTGGAGATGTCTGCGGCAAATACATATTTGCCGGTAATACCAGGATTGTGCTGAAGAGTTCCTTGGGGACCTATTACTACCACCAGGACCACCTGGGGAGCACCGTTGCAGCGACCGACACGGGCGGCAACAAGGCGGAAAACATCGCCTATTATCCCTTCGGTGAAAGCAGGTCGGATACCGGCAGCACTGGGGTGATCCACAAATACACCTCGCAGGAGCTGGACTATGAGACAGGGCTCTACAACTACAACGCACGGCTGTATTATCCGGAGATCGGGAGGTTTATTACTGCGGATACGATTGTGCCTGATTATGCGAATCCGCAGAGTCTGAACAGGTACGCTTATGTTCAAAATAATCCTATGAATTATGTGGATCCAACTGGTCATGAAGATATTTATATTCTTAGAGATGTTTTTGAATTGTCGAATATACAAACAGGTCCTTCACTAGCTGATACCTTTATCGAAGATTTGCCAGGGGATGCCAACGGATTATATTTGCCATATCCGTATTTAGGTGAAGTCAATACGGGGACACCTTTCCTCAATTCAGCTGTAAATGGGGTTATCTCAGACTTCTCAACAGCCGCTTATTATGGAAATATTACTTATAGTATTCTCGGCTTAAATAATGTCAATCTACAAGATCTGAGCAGGGCCAATGACTACCTAACCGCTGGGTCTCTAGCACTCATGCTATTTCCTCCTACAGCTCCTTTTGGTGCGGCCGCGCTCACAACAACTGGTTTAGTTGGCGTAAGTTTAGGCGTTACGGAGGGTATTATAACAAGTAGTGCCAATAAAATATTATCAAGTGCGGCTGAGTTCAGCATAGGGATGGGAGCAGGAAGATTGGCAAGGAGAGTAGCTGGCCTAACTGCTGTTAAATTCAATTTTAAGGCGAGCAGATACTATTCAGAGGCAACAGGTAGATTCGTAAGAACTAGTACAGGTCTAAACAGCTCCCAATTAAAAGAAGGAGCAGGGGCAATTTCTTCAATACCGTTCAAGCTGTCTCCCAATAATGACCCTTCTCAAGCAGGAGGTAGGCAATAGTGATGCAATATGGATTTCGGAGCACCAATGATAAATAATTGAGGAGTTGCATATGTTAGATCAAATTATAAAACTAATACTTACTGCTATGATTGGGATAGGTACATTAGCATGGGGAGTTCATGGTATTGCTAATAAGAAAAAGATCAAAGACCGAGCCGATTACATTTTGTCAGTGGGGCAGGTATTGGGTGGTATCGTGATTATTATAGCTGTAATAATATATTCAATATTCAAATTAAAACCCTGATTACTTGGAGAGATAAATGAAAAAGTATCTAGTTTTCATTGTGATGGCTGCGGTTTTATGCACACTTTCAGATATCGCCATGGCGGACAGTATCAAAGGTAGATTGGGCGTAACAGGACGGCTCGGGTTCATGGTTCCTTCCGGCAGCGAATTTACAAAAGTATCCCAATACACCATTATCCCTTCATTTTCTGTAGCTGTGCCCGAGACTGGTAAAGGAAAAGCTGACACGGCCTTTGCCGGAGGTGGCGGCTTTATTTACGGCATCACCGACAACTTTGCTCTTGAGGCTGATGTTACCCATACCCCCAATATTAACTATGTTTTTTTAGGACAAAAATCAGTAAGAATCACTACTACTAACGTTTCTCTAGGCTTCCAATACCGCTTCATTCCTGAGAGCAGGCTTGTACCTTACCTGGGGGCCGGAGTGGATTTCATTATCAGCGATGGCAAATACCAAGGCAGGGATGAATTGGATATTGAAACCCTTGTCGGCGACCATGTGAATGCCGGCGTTGATTTCTTCGTCACGAAACACATTGCCCTGAATGCCGATATCAGAGGTGTTCTGGCTCCCAAGGCAGAAGTCAACAACCGAAACTTATCGCTTCCGGAGAATTTGAAAACAGGCGAATACGATCCGATCAGCTTTGTCGCCCTTTTCGGCGTGAGGTTCTTTTTATACTGAGGAGTGCCGCAAAAGGCAGATCTGTGTAATTTGACAATAACGCAATACTTTAAATGCATTGCATGAGAGGGCCAGCATATGTCAATCAAACCAAAGTTCAAGGCATTAGTGACGTTGCTTATAATCGTTGTCAGTGTAATGTCTGCATCCGTGGCTTACGCAGCGGTGGCAACGTACAGCTATTGACGAACTGAACCGTTTGACACGGGTGGACTATGACGATGGGACATATATTGCTTACACTTATGACGAGATTGGGAATCGGCTAAATACTACTACAAATGCTCCCAGCGATACTACCCCGCCGACGGGGACAGTCGCAATAAACGGCGGATCGCCTGTCACCACTTCAACTGCCGTAACACTTTCGCTTAGCTGCAGCGATGCTAACGGCTGCGCTCAAATGCAATTCAGTAACGATAACGCAACTTGGTCGACGGTGGAAGCTTTTACGTCCACAAAGGCCTGGACATTGATCACAGGAGAAGGCGCAAAGACAGTCTATGTAAAATTCAAGGATACTGTCGGGAACTGGTCAACCGCAGTCGGTGATGCCATCGTGTTTGACACAACAGCCCCAACAACCACCGCTTCGCCTACAGGGGGGACATACACTACATCTTTATCGGTGACCCTGATGTGCAACGACGGGACAGGAGGCGGTTGCGACAAAATCTACTATACGACCGACGGCACAATACCCACGACGTCATCGAGCGTTTATTCAGCCCCAATACCCATGTCAGAGCCTACAACATTGAAATTTCTCGCGATAGACCTCGCCGGCTACAGCGAAGCGGTGAAGACGCAGACCTACACAATCGACACTATGCGGCCGACCGGTTCAGTATCAATTAACGGAGGTGCAAATTATACCAACGCTTCAACCGTAACATTAACCCTTTCCTGCACTGACAATTCAGGTTGTGACTATATGGAAATCTCGAACTATAACACTGTCTGGCAGGGACCATATGCGACAACCAAGGTATGGACTCTTCTTCCATCAGGAGACGGCGCCAAGACAGTCTACGTCAACTTCAGGGATACGGCGGGCAACTGGATGTCAACTTCCGTCAGTGCCACCATTGTGCTCGATACAACGGTCCCGGTGACCACCGTTTCGCCGACAGAGGGGACGTATAACGCCACCAAGTTGGTGACCCTGACATGCGGTGACGGGACGGGAGCAGGGTGCGACAAAATCTACTATACAACGGACGGTACAACGCCAACCACTGCATCGAGCGTTTATGCAGGAGCAATAACCGTAGCAGCAACCACGACACTGAAGTACTTCGCCACCGACGCTGCCGGCAACAGCGAAGCAGTGAAAAGTAAAGCATACATCATAGACACGACGCTGCCGGTAACTACTGTTTCACCGGCAGGAGGGGCGTACAATACCAGCCAGACGATATCCCTGACCTGCAGCGACGGCGCAGGAACAGGTTGTGATAAGATCTATTACACAACCAATGGTACAACCCCAACCACGTCGTCGAGCGTCTATTCAACCCCAATATCCGTGTCAACGACTACGACATTGAAGTTCTTTGCAACAGACCTTGCCGGTAACACTGAGGTTGTGAAAAACCAGACTTACACTATCGATATAACACCGCCGACCGGCACCGTAACGATCAATGCTGGAGCAAACTATACCAACACCGCGGCCGCAACGTTGACCCTTTCCTGCAACGACAGTGTTGGTTGCGACCAGATGCAGTTCAGCAACGACAACGCGAGCTGGTCGTCGCCTGAAACGCATATGACAACCAAGGTGTGGACCTTGGTCCTAGGAGATGGCACCAAGACCGTCTACGCCAAATTCAAGGACATGGCGGGCAACTGGTCAACCGCCGTCAGCGACACAATCGTATTTGATGCAACTGCACCGGTGACCACCGCTTCGCCGGCGGGAGGGGTGTATAACGCCGCCAAGTCGGTAACTATGACATGCGGTGACGGGACGGGAGCAGGGTGCGACAAAATCTACTATACAACCGACGGTACGACACCAACCACTGCATCGAGCGTTTATTCAGGAGCAATAACCGTAGCTGCAACCGCGACACTGAAGTACTTCGCGACCGACCTTGTCGGAAACAGCGAAACGGTTAAGTCCCAGACTTACACCATCGACACTACGCCTCCGGTGACTGCCGCTTCACCTGGTAGCGGCGCATACAATACCAGCCAGACAGTGACCCTGGCCTGTAATGACGGTGTTGGTTCAGGTTGCGACAAAATTTACTACACAACTAACGGAGCCACCCCAACCACGTCATCGAGTGTCTATTCAACCCCGGTAACCGTGTCCGCGACCACGACGTTGAAGTTTTTTGCAACAGACCTCGTCGGCAACAACGAAACAGTGAAGACCCAGACCTATACCATCGACACAACGCCGCCGACCGGC
This genomic window contains:
- a CDS encoding C39 family peptidase, whose amino-acid sequence is MKWFLIKLSKLLVFSAFLSATSPAQAGTVIVPGVSGGGFMVKVTSLKEARFRSTILQQYDFSCGSAALATLLTYHYEDKVSEQDVFKFMFDTGDQEKIRKNGFSLLDMKNYLEANGYRAAGYQITLDKLAEIGVPAIVLINIKGYKHFVVVKGISAKMVLLSDPAAGARTIPRAEFESMWNGLIFIILNKKNVAKNHFNRDQEWHVKEKAPLGLALNARELANVTLMLPGVLR
- a CDS encoding transporter; translation: MTSHRSKIVACVCLACALLASAPAFGEETSAPGTNKTHSAEETHTLSQNKSDQNKTDPNESSPTQQKSDPKKEPPPPQSVGQPPEKPKEGKPPDIATIFEQPGVLTPKGTLVLEPSFQFVNSSSNRVALSGYTIIPSFTIGLIDVRNVNSNTYVASLAARYGITNRLEFEVRVPYVYRADSTSFEPTKDPSGKTIPPTVFNAEGNNIGDVEFGPRFQLNQPGGNGPFFIASLRAKSITGKNPFEVSTDSTVTSPSGVPLQTELPTGSGFWAIQPGITAIWASDPAVFFGTLSYMWNMDREISGQGKLDPGDTIGFNFGIGVALNEKASFSIGYDHIILGKAKQNGHEIAGSTITQVGSLLLGCSYKLTDKTAINFSLGAGLTPTSPNVQLTVRIPTSFLLGGK
- a CDS encoding SpvB/TcaC N-terminal domain-containing protein, producing MDMNRFREKKLFWLIVCYGLISLIFSVNCFADEADVGFNSYPELPDLSSDRAVPDLFTGTMNYAIPIKAPPGRNGMSPNIALTYRSSNGNGPIGMGWEIEMGAIQRSTRGGVD
- a CDS encoding RHS repeat-associated core domain-containing protein → MSWSGPTLNTGSPTVSAGYDCLTGDFDGDGKTDLTCWGGSSTWYMALSSTRTGAGWQTQNWAGPTLTFSNVAILVPDKCITGDFNGDGKTALACFDSGAWTLALSTGRSWEVPSWNGGPAISPNLSIRDQCIWGDFNGDGVTDAACYTGASPYNWNMTLSISNAWMHQDLEGPILQNSHVGYQCLTGDFNGDGKTDFACLDNYGSGSGGTWNVALSYGTGWYQKYLQWEGPAPKPDVPVGRQCTVGDFDGNGKTDVACYSGIGGAWNVALSYDDHYWTTDLLTSIYNGLGSKTDIEYWPSTASDPNIQLPWLDHHNPRLPFPVHTVHSVTTCDNYTSSSCVGNSSVTNYSFAGGFYQIYEHDFRGFNYAKVTGPAGPDGEQKIVETWFHQGDDLAVDANDPGALYDDTKGKPYRTRVSGIANGQALATYSEVETTYTTVADAYHVAPGQIDIYCCADGVSGACKGSTNARHTQTSYTYDQYGNVKRENQYGDVSDPTDDRTVLRGYVQNQDAWIVGLLSSETVYQGIGLQTPVSSTNYDYDGATDCSTYSPTTSPVKGNLTRAVRWYNGGTNTETWTRYDGYGNPVCSKDANDNITRVSYDNTFTFPKISTNPLEQPTTTQYYGVDGVPADYGLYGQIKSITDPNNAVTSYEYDRFGRRTKANRPNFEWTEWRYNSFGTVGYQHVRVNTSAGFWSEDYFDGLGRTFKERKSGPDAKTIVADTRYDRRGAVAQASLPYFEGTETPRYKLFTYDPMGRVTQATSPDPNIRILSCFDEGVMVTIDPNNHRKRESRDVYGRLVKVEEYTGTYAACSTEAGTPYATTSYSYDVLGNLRFVTDTKGNQTEMRYDTLGRKYYMKDPDMGAWSYGYAANGNLTAQTDADSQTIRFTYDPLNRITLKDYPSGTDVVYTYDESFSSNPLGRLTTMTDESGNTKYFYDSLGRITKTVKTVDGKSYTIEVGYTKFDRIWYINYPDTEQVLYEYDTGGNIYKVGNYATFTNYNALGQPGSLNFGNGVSTIYQYYPLNNRLYSITTNSPTQGLINLSYGYDNQGNITSITDHLNASIPHNFTGRSFTLYPGKAHAYGITGTGFQYGPSGNMTNNGQYSILYTYDNMPRSIGGAVSYVYDGNGSRVKKITPATTRTYLDKFYECVGDVCGKYIFAGNTRIVLKSSLGTYYYHQDHLGSTVAATDTGGNKAENIAYYPFGESRSDTGSTGVIHKYTSQELDYETGLYNYNARLYYPEIGRFITADTIVPDYANPQSLNRYAYVQNNPMNYVDPTGHEDIYILRDVFELSNIQTGPSLADTFIEDLPGDANGLYLPYPYLGEVNTGTPFLNSAVNGVISDFSTAAYYGNITYSILGLNNVNLQDLSRANDYLTAGSLALMLFPPTAPFGAAALTTTGLVGVSLGVTEGIITSSANKILSSAAEFSIGMGAGRLARRVAGLTAVKFNFKASRYYSEATGRFVRTSTGLNSSQLKEGAGAISSIPFKLSPNNDPSQAGGRQ
- a CDS encoding porin family protein: MKKYLVFIVMAAVLCTLSDIAMADSIKGRLGVTGRLGFMVPSGSEFTKVSQYTIIPSFSVAVPETGKGKADTAFAGGGGFIYGITDNFALEADVTHTPNINYVFLGQKSVRITTTNVSLGFQYRFIPESRLVPYLGAGVDFIISDGKYQGRDELDIETLVGDHVNAGVDFFVTKHIALNADIRGVLAPKAEVNNRNLSLPENLKTGEYDPISFVALFGVRFFLY